In Acidovorax sp. GBBC 1281, a single window of DNA contains:
- a CDS encoding GlcG/HbpS family heme-binding protein — MQMPETGLSRLSASQAQQLVQSALITGLDEGLAVSAAAVDSSGHLLAFARADDAFLGSIDASIAKARTAVYFRRDTAAMQQALEQGKTAYLALADVLPLEGGVPLLVGGTLVGGLGISGAASAQDGVLARAIASLLNSLSGRTP, encoded by the coding sequence ATGCAGATGCCTGAAACCGGTCTTTCGCGGCTGAGCGCCAGTCAGGCGCAGCAATTGGTGCAGAGCGCGCTGATCACAGGCCTGGACGAAGGCCTGGCCGTCTCGGCGGCGGCGGTGGACAGTTCCGGACACCTTCTGGCGTTTGCCCGTGCGGACGATGCCTTTCTGGGATCGATCGACGCGTCGATTGCGAAGGCGCGAACAGCGGTTTATTTCCGCAGGGACACCGCCGCGATGCAGCAGGCGCTGGAACAGGGCAAGACCGCCTATCTCGCCCTGGCCGACGTCCTGCCCCTGGAAGGCGGCGTTCCGCTGCTGGTGGGAGGAACCTTGGTGGGCGGACTCGGAATCAGCGGTGCCGCATCTGCCCAGGATGGGGTGCTGGCCCGGGCCATCGCATCGTTGCTGAACTCGTTGTCAGGTCGGACCCC
- a CDS encoding sedoheptulose 7-phosphate cyclase — MNDRVIWPASMGALTRFEAHGWRVHATQEVSYEVRQIDGIFGLDSLELIACGRAQPCLRQAIVIDARVDQLYGEEMRAYYGHHGVEVSILSLSVSEETKDLDAAMTIARHLESAGVLRRSEPVVAIGGGVLLDLVGFAAGLYRRGIPYVKVPTNAMALWDAAVGIKTAVNALDRRNRLGSYHAPTVALLDRSFLSTVESRELSNGMGELLKLAVIKSPRLFDLLERHSEMLLLTRFQDGIVAPEVIGLAVEGMLEELAPNLWELTLDRCVDFGHSFAPLIEMKALPELLHGEAVALDVLFSCRLARARGLLADQDVRRVVRVMKSMQLPLRHRFFEQPGLLQEALADTMRHRDGRQRLPLPDGIGACRFVNDVDADAIGIAAEEMAHADA, encoded by the coding sequence ATGAACGATCGGGTGATATGGCCGGCAAGCATGGGAGCGCTGACCCGTTTTGAGGCGCATGGCTGGAGGGTGCATGCGACCCAGGAGGTTTCATATGAAGTGCGCCAGATCGATGGCATCTTCGGTCTCGACTCCCTCGAATTGATCGCCTGCGGCAGGGCCCAGCCTTGTTTGCGCCAAGCCATCGTGATCGATGCACGCGTGGATCAGCTCTACGGCGAAGAAATGCGTGCGTACTATGGTCACCATGGAGTCGAGGTTTCCATCCTGAGTCTTTCCGTTTCGGAAGAAACGAAAGACCTGGATGCGGCCATGACGATCGCCCGCCACCTCGAATCGGCAGGGGTGCTGCGCCGTTCGGAGCCCGTGGTTGCCATCGGAGGTGGCGTGTTGCTCGACCTCGTCGGTTTTGCAGCAGGGCTCTATCGGCGGGGGATTCCTTACGTCAAGGTTCCCACCAACGCCATGGCGCTGTGGGATGCCGCGGTGGGTATCAAGACGGCCGTGAATGCGCTGGATCGTCGCAACCGCCTGGGCTCCTACCACGCGCCCACCGTTGCCCTGCTGGATCGCAGCTTCTTGTCGACGGTGGAGTCCCGCGAACTCTCCAATGGAATGGGAGAGTTGCTCAAACTCGCGGTGATCAAGAGCCCTCGGTTGTTCGACCTGCTGGAGCGGCACTCCGAGATGCTGCTGCTGACCCGCTTCCAGGACGGGATCGTCGCTCCTGAGGTCATCGGTCTGGCGGTGGAGGGCATGCTGGAAGAGTTGGCTCCCAACCTGTGGGAGCTCACGCTGGACCGATGCGTCGATTTCGGACACTCGTTTGCTCCGCTGATCGAGATGAAGGCGCTGCCCGAATTGCTGCATGGCGAGGCGGTCGCTTTGGATGTTCTGTTTTCTTGCCGCCTGGCGCGGGCGAGAGGGCTTCTTGCAGACCAGGATGTGCGTCGGGTCGTGCGTGTCATGAAATCCATGCAATTGCCTTTGCGGCATCGCTTTTTCGAGCAGCCCGGCCTGCTGCAGGAGGCGCTGGCCGACACGATGCGTCATCGCGATGGCCGGCAGCGACTGCCACTGCCCGACGGGATCGGCGCATGCCGCTTTGTGAATGATGTGGACGCCGATGCCATCGGCATTGCTGCCGAGGAGATGGCGCATGCAGATGCCTGA
- a CDS encoding MerR family transcriptional regulator, with translation MGTPLPPIPAKRYFTIGEVAALCGVKPHVLRYWEQEFTQLRPMKRRGNRRYYQHHEVLMIRRIRDLLYEQGFTISGARNRLQEVDSLPPEMDGNSSFALQTAHGTDLSSPTTALPSIALLDAQVLRRELFEIRALLSLN, from the coding sequence ATGGGCACACCGCTTCCTCCCATCCCGGCCAAACGGTATTTCACCATTGGAGAGGTGGCCGCGCTCTGTGGCGTCAAACCGCACGTACTGCGCTATTGGGAGCAGGAGTTCACGCAGCTTCGGCCCATGAAGCGCAGGGGAAACCGCCGCTATTACCAGCACCACGAGGTGCTCATGATCCGTCGCATCCGGGATCTGCTGTACGAGCAAGGCTTCACGATCAGCGGCGCGCGCAATCGCCTTCAGGAGGTCGACTCCCTGCCGCCGGAAATGGACGGCAACTCCTCTTTTGCCCTGCAGACAGCACATGGGACCGACCTGTCGAGCCCGACAACAGCGTTGCCCTCGATTGCCCTCCTGGATGCTCAGGTCCTGCGGCGGGAATTATTTGAAATTCGTGCGCTGCTTTCCTTGAACTGA
- a CDS encoding integration host factor subunit alpha: MTMLNGSADVMEFAVESLETPALTKAQLADLLFDHIGLNKRESKDMIDAFFDLIAQRLVDGQDVKLSGFGNFQIRTKAPRPGRNPRTGEAIPIQARRVVTFHASSKLKEQIQNAGAAG, from the coding sequence ATGACGATGCTGAACGGGAGCGCTGACGTGATGGAATTTGCGGTAGAAAGCCTGGAAACCCCTGCGTTGACGAAGGCGCAGCTGGCGGACCTTCTGTTCGATCACATTGGTCTGAATAAACGTGAATCGAAAGACATGATCGATGCTTTTTTCGATCTGATTGCGCAGCGCTTGGTGGACGGTCAAGACGTGAAGCTGTCGGGCTTCGGTAACTTTCAGATCCGTACCAAAGCCCCGAGGCCGGGGCGAAATCCCCGCACGGGCGAGGCGATTCCGATTCAGGCCCGCCGTGTCGTGACTTTCCATGCCAGCAGCAAGCTCAAGGAGCAGATCCAGAACGCGGGCGCTGCTGGCTGA